A single region of the Lycium barbarum isolate Lr01 chromosome 2, ASM1917538v2, whole genome shotgun sequence genome encodes:
- the LOC132628014 gene encoding uncharacterized protein LOC132628014 has protein sequence MFRRKNQSHNEQQEGEDQQHKVKELRASLGQLSGRSAQYCTDACLKRYLEARNWNVDKSKKMLEETLKWRSSFKPEEIRWHEVANEGETGKVYKANFHDRSGRTVLILRPGMQNTSALDNQMKHLVYLIENAIFNLPEGQEQMAWLIDFTGWSITNNVPVKSARETINILQNHYPERLAVAFLYSPPRIFEAFWKIVKYFMDPKTAQKVKFVYPKNKDSVELMKSYFDMDNLATEFGGTATLNYDHEEFSRQMAQDDVKAAKFWGLDKHTPGFNGYSAVEVAPEPEALALPATAKA, from the exons ATGTTTCGTCGCAAGAACCAGTCTCATAATGAACAGCAGGAGGGTGAGGACCAGCAGCATAAG GTTAAGGAGCTTAGGGCTTCCCTGGGGCAACTCTCAGGGCGCAGCGCACAGTACTGTACCGATGCATGTTTAAAAAGGTATTTGGAAGCACGGAACTGGAATGTAGATAAATCAAAGAAGATGTTGGAGGAGACGCTTAAATGGAGGTCATCTTTTAAACCTGAAGAAATTCGCTGG CATGAAGTAGCAAATGAAGGTGAGACCGGGAAGGTGTATAAAGCAAATTTTCATGACCGCTCTGGAAGGACCGTCCTAATATTGCGACCAGGAATGCAG AACACATCAGCACTAGACAACCAGATGAAGCATTTGGTGTATCTGATTGAGAATGCCATTTTTAATCTGCCCGAAGGTCAAGAACAGATGGCCTGGTTAATTGACTTCACTGGATGGTCCATAACCAATAATGTTCCCGTAAAATCTGCTCGCGAGACAATCAATATTTTGCAAAACCACTACCCTGAGAGACTCGCTGTAGCATTTTTGTACAGCCCACCGCGAATTTTTGAAGCATTTTGGAAG ATTGTCAAATACTTTATGGATCCCAAAACAGCTCAGAAGGTCAAGTTTGTCTATCCAAAGAACAAGGATAGTGTGGAACTGATGAAGTCATACTTCGACATGGATAATCTTGCTACTGAGTTTGGAGGAACAGCAACTCTGAATTATGATCACGAGGAGTTCTCAAGGCAAATGGCTCAAGATGATGTGAAAGCTGCCAAGTTTTGGGGTTTGGACAAACACACCCCTGGTTTTAACGGTTATTCTGCAGTAGAGGTTGCTCCAGAACCTGAAGCTCTTGCTCTACCAGCCACTGCCAAAGCTTAA